Proteins encoded together in one Dechloromonas sp. HYN0024 window:
- a CDS encoding Spy/CpxP family protein refolding chaperone, protein MEGHKKGQHELALFAFKGGLARPCNISIQSVAMPIKSAWPVDVKMLPVHDTQGSKQMIQTQYRRDGEDNRQGIHIKAFLNVSRNYLLLSQSAAKVKQVVQPLAVSAPLHRATMRTYRKAVQSLLLAAGVGFFAAGPVMADPGCDHMRDHSEHHAKMMEAHHASLHKALKLSAEQEPAWNKLMQSEQAGVAMPAGQDDWSKLKAPERAEKMLEMATARQARMAEHVTALKAFYGVLSSEQQKVFDDFHAGPRDRMMGKPGARAPRAGKPAPGN, encoded by the coding sequence ATGGAAGGTCACAAAAAGGGTCAGCATGAGCTGGCCCTTTTTGCCTTCAAAGGGGGCTTGGCGCGTCCCTGCAACATATCGATACAAAGCGTTGCAATGCCTATAAAGTCGGCGTGGCCGGTTGATGTGAAGATGCTTCCTGTGCACGACACTCAAGGGAGCAAGCAAATGATCCAAACCCAGTACCGCCGTGACGGCGAAGATAATCGTCAGGGCATCCATATCAAGGCTTTCCTCAATGTCTCGAGGAATTACCTGCTGCTCAGCCAAAGCGCCGCCAAGGTGAAGCAGGTTGTCCAGCCTCTCGCTGTATCCGCGCCTTTGCATAGGGCAACCATGAGGACCTATCGCAAAGCTGTCCAGTCACTTCTTCTTGCGGCTGGGGTTGGTTTCTTTGCTGCAGGCCCGGTGATGGCCGATCCCGGCTGTGATCACATGAGGGACCATTCGGAACATCACGCCAAAATGATGGAGGCGCATCACGCCAGCCTGCACAAGGCACTCAAGCTAAGCGCCGAGCAGGAGCCGGCGTGGAACAAGCTGATGCAATCCGAACAGGCGGGAGTCGCCATGCCGGCCGGGCAGGACGACTGGTCCAAACTCAAGGCACCCGAGCGAGCGGAAAAAATGCTCGAAATGGCGACCGCCCGACAAGCCCGGATGGCTGAACATGTGACCGCGCTCAAGGCTTTCTACGGCGTACTCAGTTCTGAGCAGCAGAAAGTTTTCGACGACTTTCATGCCGGCCCCCGTGATCGCATGATGGGCAAGCCGGGGGCAAGGGCACCCCGCGCCGGCAAGCCCGCGCCCGGGAACTGA
- the dinB gene encoding DNA polymerase IV, with the protein MNSIRRIAHLDMDAFFASVELLRYPVLRGQAVVVGGRNVHQPVMQVDGTWQFSRLRDYVGRGVITTSTYEARALGVFSGMGLMKSAKLAPEAILLPANFDAYRHYSRLFKAAVRAIAPNVEDRGVDEIYIDLSDIAEPISTLAQRIKDAVFAATGLSCSIGVTPNKLLSKIASDLEKPNGLTILTMDDLPTRIWPLPAKKVNGIGPKASERLARHGIQTIGQLAAAPADFLVNKFGQATGLWMHRIAHGLDDRPVVTESEPKSISRETTFERDLHARLDRAELSEVFTALCLRVGDDLVRKGYACRTVGIKVRYSDFHAVTRDVTLPLAVSDGAEIRQAAGLCLKRIPLDQRIRLLGVRAGGLVELAGEKSMPVAVQAELPW; encoded by the coding sequence ATGAACAGTATTCGCCGTATTGCCCACCTCGACATGGATGCCTTCTTTGCCTCCGTTGAGTTGCTGCGTTATCCCGTGTTGCGCGGGCAGGCCGTGGTGGTTGGTGGGCGAAATGTGCATCAGCCAGTGATGCAGGTTGATGGCACCTGGCAGTTCTCACGTTTGCGTGACTATGTCGGGCGGGGTGTCATCACTACCTCGACCTACGAGGCGCGAGCCTTGGGCGTATTTTCCGGCATGGGGCTGATGAAGTCAGCCAAACTGGCCCCCGAGGCGATTCTTCTGCCCGCCAACTTCGACGCCTATCGGCATTATTCACGACTGTTCAAGGCTGCTGTCCGGGCCATCGCACCCAATGTTGAAGATCGGGGAGTCGACGAGATATACATCGATCTTAGCGACATTGCCGAACCAATCAGTACGCTCGCCCAGCGCATCAAGGATGCGGTGTTTGCTGCGACCGGCTTGAGTTGCTCCATCGGCGTGACGCCCAACAAGCTGCTTTCCAAGATTGCCTCCGACCTCGAGAAGCCGAATGGGCTGACAATTCTCACGATGGATGACTTGCCGACGCGGATCTGGCCATTGCCGGCAAAGAAAGTGAACGGGATCGGTCCGAAGGCGAGTGAGCGTCTCGCCCGCCATGGCATTCAGACTATCGGCCAGCTGGCCGCCGCACCTGCCGATTTTCTGGTCAACAAATTTGGTCAGGCGACAGGTTTGTGGATGCATCGAATTGCGCATGGCCTTGACGACAGGCCGGTGGTAACCGAGTCGGAACCCAAGTCAATCAGTCGGGAAACGACATTCGAGCGGGATTTGCACGCCAGGCTTGATCGGGCGGAACTGTCCGAGGTATTCACGGCCTTGTGTCTGCGCGTTGGGGATGATCTGGTGCGCAAAGGCTACGCTTGCCGGACGGTTGGCATCAAGGTCAGATATTCGGATTTTCATGCGGTGACCCGGGATGTCACCCTGCCACTCGCCGTCAGTGATGGTGCGGAAATTCGCCAGGCGGCAGGACTGTGCCTCAAGCGAATTCCTCTTGATCAGCGGATTCGCCTGCTGGGCGTTCGTGCCGGTGGCCTGGTCGAGCTGGCAGGCGAGAAGTCCATGCCTGTGGCTGTGCAGGCTGAACTGCCCTGGTAG
- the paaX gene encoding phenylacetic acid degradation operon negative regulatory protein PaaX — translation MSLAIHSRLDQFRQQRRVQAGSLIITVFGDAVLPRGGRIWLGSLIRLLEPLELNERLVRTSVFRLVKEEWLRTETVGRRADYVLTAAGRRRFEEASRHIYASHAPLWDRRWRLILVVGDVDPKVRDQLRRALFWQGFGVLGGDCFVHPSAELPSVLDALIAEGLSSALGALLPLFAADSRSAQSASDADLVRRAWDLGSLAEAYDQFVAGYQPILDELRRDHLADVSEQDAFLVRILLIHDYRRLLLRDPELPEVLLPGDWPGQQARLLCKELYNRLEPLSRRHLDRMLCLSDCSVPSEDATLPVRFPQYDPLTAS, via the coding sequence GTGAGCCTTGCCATTCATTCCCGCCTCGACCAATTTCGCCAGCAGCGTCGGGTTCAGGCCGGTTCGCTCATCATTACTGTATTTGGTGACGCCGTTTTGCCGCGCGGTGGGCGTATCTGGCTGGGGAGCCTGATTCGTCTGCTGGAGCCGCTTGAACTCAACGAGCGACTGGTTCGTACCTCGGTATTTCGCCTGGTTAAGGAAGAGTGGTTGCGTACCGAAACCGTAGGCCGGCGTGCCGACTACGTGCTGACGGCAGCTGGACGGCGGCGTTTCGAGGAGGCGTCGCGGCATATCTATGCCTCACATGCGCCGCTATGGGATCGTCGCTGGCGGCTCATCCTGGTGGTCGGCGATGTCGATCCCAAGGTTCGCGACCAGCTTCGCCGGGCCCTCTTCTGGCAAGGCTTCGGGGTCCTTGGGGGGGACTGTTTCGTGCACCCGAGTGCCGAACTGCCGAGTGTCCTTGATGCGCTGATTGCCGAAGGCCTATCCTCGGCCCTGGGCGCCTTGTTGCCGCTGTTTGCCGCCGATTCACGCTCGGCCCAGTCGGCCAGTGATGCCGATCTGGTCCGTCGGGCCTGGGACTTGGGTAGCCTGGCCGAAGCCTATGACCAGTTTGTGGCCGGCTACCAACCGATTCTCGACGAATTGCGGCGCGATCATCTGGCTGATGTCAGCGAACAGGATGCTTTCCTCGTCCGCATTCTGCTCATTCACGACTACCGTCGCCTGCTGCTGCGTGACCCCGAATTGCCGGAAGTCCTCCTGCCCGGCGACTGGCCGGGTCAGCAGGCGAGATTGCTGTGCAAGGAGTTGTACAACCGGCTGGAGCCGCTTTCCCGCCGTCATCTTGACCGGATGCTCTGCCTTTCCGATTGCAGTGTGCCCAGCGAGGATGCGACGCTGCCCGTGCGTTTCCCCCAGTACGATCCGTTAACTGCTTCGTAG
- the paaG gene encoding 2-(1,2-epoxy-1,2-dihydrophenyl)acetyl-CoA isomerase PaaG produces MTFESITFAVESGIARITLNRPDKLNSFTGEMHAELRIALDSIQTDSTIRVLVLTGAGRAFCAGQDLADTDMQVVNGKMPDIGNVVEKNYKQLVLRLQSLRVPTIAAVNGIAAGAGASVALACDLVIATKSASFLQAFSKIGLIPDTGGTWFLPQRVGMARAMGLAMLADKLPAEKAADWGLIWECTEDANFAARIDTLAKQLSVAPTKALVRTRQAMHAAPSHTLEQQLSFEGGFMRELGWSPDYAEGVAAFMEKRAPNFTGE; encoded by the coding sequence ATGACCTTTGAATCAATCACATTTGCAGTCGAATCAGGCATTGCCCGCATAACGCTGAACCGACCCGACAAACTGAACAGCTTTACGGGTGAAATGCATGCCGAACTGCGTATTGCACTCGACAGCATTCAGACAGATAGCACTATCCGGGTTCTGGTGCTGACCGGAGCCGGCCGTGCCTTTTGTGCCGGGCAGGATCTGGCTGATACGGACATGCAGGTGGTCAACGGCAAAATGCCCGACATTGGCAATGTCGTCGAGAAGAACTACAAGCAACTGGTGCTGCGCCTGCAGAGCCTGCGCGTACCGACCATCGCCGCCGTCAATGGGATCGCGGCGGGAGCCGGGGCCTCAGTGGCACTGGCCTGCGATCTGGTCATCGCCACCAAGTCGGCGTCCTTCCTCCAGGCCTTCTCCAAGATCGGCCTGATTCCCGACACCGGCGGCACGTGGTTCCTGCCGCAACGCGTCGGCATGGCCCGCGCCATGGGCCTCGCCATGCTCGCCGATAAGCTACCGGCCGAGAAGGCCGCCGACTGGGGACTGATCTGGGAATGCACCGAGGATGCCAACTTTGCTGCCCGCATCGATACCCTGGCCAAGCAGTTGTCGGTCGCCCCGACCAAGGCGCTCGTCCGCACCCGCCAGGCCATGCACGCTGCCCCAAGCCACACGCTGGAGCAGCAACTTTCGTTCGAAGGCGGCTTCATGCGCGAACTTGGCTGGAGCCCAGACTACGCCGAGGGGGTTGCCGCCTTCATGGAAAAACGCGCGCCGAATTTCACCGGAGAATGA
- a CDS encoding dihydroneopterin aldolase, with protein sequence MLANHWCASVDATIQLRTGCNPLEKHGPQAVLVHADAWAPMDAVADPHDIRQVVDYEVIFLAIRKLEANAHCECLESSILEVMDAIFGMPIVSSALVSMHKPHVYNGQGTPAISLSLTREQWAKSRR encoded by the coding sequence GTGCTAGCGAATCACTGGTGTGCCTCGGTCGATGCCACCATTCAATTGCGGACCGGATGCAATCCGCTGGAAAAACACGGGCCCCAGGCCGTGCTGGTGCACGCCGACGCGTGGGCACCGATGGATGCCGTGGCCGACCCGCATGATATTCGTCAGGTCGTCGATTACGAGGTGATCTTTCTGGCGATCCGAAAACTTGAAGCCAATGCCCACTGCGAGTGCCTGGAGTCGAGCATTCTTGAGGTCATGGATGCCATTTTCGGCATGCCGATTGTGAGTTCGGCCCTTGTTTCTATGCATAAGCCCCATGTGTACAACGGGCAGGGCACGCCTGCCATTTCACTTTCCCTGACGCGCGAACAGTGGGCAAAGAGTCGGCGGTGA
- a CDS encoding dihydrofolate reductase: protein MISAIGAVASNGMLGLDGWLPWDIPEELAYFEQTVAGAALLIGRLTYESMDVVPPDSFIVSRQHDLPLRPGCAGVSSVEEGLRAALATGKPVFVIGGAAIYAAAWPYCDRFYLTRIEQAFAGDTLFPADIPLDQWEVYAESIKVFRERKSGHDVTCRFLQYRQSSVRPLSAIAGNSNIMCSE, encoded by the coding sequence GTGATCTCGGCCATCGGGGCGGTGGCGAGCAATGGCATGCTCGGACTGGATGGCTGGCTGCCCTGGGATATTCCCGAGGAACTGGCCTATTTCGAACAAACCGTGGCGGGTGCGGCGCTGCTCATCGGTCGCCTGACCTACGAGTCGATGGATGTGGTTCCGCCGGATTCGTTCATCGTCAGCCGGCAGCATGATCTGCCACTGCGCCCGGGATGTGCCGGCGTTAGTTCAGTGGAGGAGGGCTTGCGGGCGGCGCTGGCGACCGGCAAGCCGGTCTTTGTCATCGGCGGAGCAGCAATCTACGCCGCTGCTTGGCCGTATTGTGATCGCTTCTACCTGACCCGGATCGAGCAGGCATTCGCCGGGGATACACTGTTTCCGGCCGACATTCCGCTCGATCAGTGGGAGGTGTATGCCGAGTCGATCAAGGTGTTTCGCGAACGCAAAAGCGGCCATGATGTGACATGCCGCTTCCTGCAATACCGGCAGTCTTCGGTCAGACCCCTGTCGGCAATCGCTGGTAATTCGAATATCATGTGCTCGGAGTAA
- a CDS encoding EAL domain-containing protein, which produces MQAIPGQNARYGNHLWIALILLAVGGFMLLAYVLASAYDEVWVDARSTASTQSELLEVRFDAALRRIDVSLEELAGRIPKESLKASASKSFRAAIESDLERLQRVFPEIAGFRVIDPAGNVLYLSGGGEYVNLLDRSYFERPRSGIGEAIVFSEVLKSRITGRYTFVAARPVRAADGSFLGLVSAAIELEHFQRLLDTAPLGASGAVAIRRTDNHALVLRQPPVPDEINRPLNPSHPIHDWIKPGVRHGVLDFSAQVDGVKRVYGYRALEHYPFYVLAGLSESAVMASWGHRIIIVGLFAAALLTVLLVVLYGLLRARRSELAESVNWRRNGERLIAAQRIAQLGSWEIDLATGRLTCSDELYRIFELQEGKDGLDYQALLVATHPEDRPMVEQAFQESIDKGHTICLKHRLQMPDGRIKHLIECWETEYGKDDKPVRVIGTSQDISVQHDTEAQMQLLASAVQYSGEAILITDANNLIMTVNPAFTRLTGYSAEEAVGRNPRFLSAGRSTPEDYAQMWQSLAENDFWQGEIWDRRKDGGIYPKWISISVIRDADGKTLYHIAHFTDVSSERAAEERLHHIAHHDVLTGLLNRLSLNGRMDQALATARRDGSRVALMFIDLDRFKVINDTLGHHVGDELLIEVARRLRSSVRDSDVVARLGGDEFVIMLSGVEHSGSVAMVAEKLVFSVGNPYQIDGHDLYTSPSIGIAIFPTDGGDGQTLMKNADAAMYHAKSAGRNNFQFFDARMNDAAVDRLKTEHGLRQALARDEFRLHFQPIIDMASGRVAAVEALVRWQHPEKGLLAPAGFIGIAEDTGLIQPLGEWVLWAAGRQLAEFYAAGISGVRMGINISAIQMRNGNLPVLARGVIEAYDLNPADLIFEITESVAMEQPTETVRILDILHSMGIVIAIDDFGTGYSSLSYLRMFPLKHLKLDRTFVEEIGDDTDGSVICDATIGLAHNLGLKVVAEGVETTAQLDYLRSRGCDLIQGYLYSRPVPAAEVIDYIQTRNA; this is translated from the coding sequence ATGCAGGCAATACCCGGACAGAATGCACGCTATGGCAACCATCTCTGGATAGCCCTGATTTTATTGGCTGTCGGCGGATTCATGCTGCTTGCCTATGTGTTGGCATCCGCCTATGACGAGGTTTGGGTCGACGCCAGGTCGACGGCAAGCACGCAGTCAGAGTTGCTTGAAGTCCGTTTTGATGCTGCCTTGCGGCGTATCGATGTGTCGCTCGAGGAGCTGGCCGGGCGGATTCCGAAGGAATCGCTGAAGGCCTCGGCGAGCAAGTCGTTTCGCGCCGCCATCGAGAGCGATCTTGAACGTCTGCAGCGGGTATTCCCTGAAATTGCCGGTTTTCGCGTTATCGATCCCGCCGGGAATGTTCTCTATCTTTCGGGGGGCGGCGAGTATGTAAACCTGCTTGACCGGTCCTATTTCGAGCGTCCCCGGAGCGGGATCGGTGAGGCGATCGTTTTTTCCGAGGTCCTCAAGTCGCGGATTACCGGACGCTATACATTTGTTGCGGCACGGCCCGTTCGTGCCGCCGATGGTAGCTTCCTCGGTCTGGTCAGTGCGGCAATCGAACTTGAGCATTTTCAGAGGCTCCTCGATACGGCGCCGCTTGGTGCATCCGGGGCCGTGGCCATCCGGCGCACCGATAACCATGCACTGGTCCTGCGCCAGCCGCCTGTGCCGGACGAAATTAACCGTCCGCTCAATCCCTCGCACCCGATCCATGATTGGATCAAGCCAGGCGTTCGCCATGGCGTTCTCGATTTTTCTGCCCAGGTCGATGGCGTGAAACGGGTGTACGGTTACCGGGCACTTGAACACTATCCGTTTTATGTCCTGGCCGGCCTGTCGGAGTCCGCTGTGATGGCTTCCTGGGGCCACCGGATCATCATTGTCGGACTGTTTGCTGCGGCCCTTCTAACTGTCCTGCTGGTCGTGCTCTATGGCCTGCTTCGGGCCCGGCGGTCGGAGTTGGCGGAGTCAGTCAATTGGCGGCGTAATGGCGAACGATTGATCGCGGCCCAGCGCATTGCCCAGTTGGGGAGTTGGGAGATCGATCTGGCAACCGGTCGGCTCACCTGTTCGGATGAGCTTTACCGGATTTTTGAGCTGCAGGAGGGTAAGGACGGACTGGATTATCAGGCGCTGCTCGTGGCGACTCATCCCGAGGATCGTCCGATGGTTGAACAGGCTTTCCAGGAGTCAATCGACAAAGGCCATACGATCTGCCTGAAGCATCGCTTGCAGATGCCCGATGGCCGTATCAAGCACCTGATCGAGTGCTGGGAAACCGAATATGGCAAGGATGACAAACCTGTACGGGTGATCGGTACCTCTCAGGACATCAGCGTCCAGCACGACACCGAGGCGCAGATGCAGTTGCTGGCTAGCGCCGTTCAATACAGCGGTGAGGCCATCCTGATTACCGACGCCAACAACCTGATCATGACCGTTAACCCGGCGTTTACGCGCTTGACCGGTTATTCCGCAGAGGAGGCGGTTGGACGAAATCCACGTTTTCTGTCGGCCGGGCGGTCCACCCCCGAGGACTATGCGCAGATGTGGCAGAGCCTGGCCGAGAATGATTTCTGGCAGGGCGAAATCTGGGATCGGCGCAAGGATGGCGGAATTTATCCGAAATGGATTTCAATATCGGTGATTCGTGATGCGGATGGCAAAACGCTTTATCACATTGCCCACTTCACTGACGTTTCATCGGAGCGAGCGGCTGAAGAGCGCCTGCACCATATCGCCCACCACGATGTCCTGACCGGACTGCTCAACCGCCTGAGTCTCAACGGGCGAATGGATCAGGCGCTGGCCACGGCACGGCGGGATGGTTCACGGGTTGCTCTGATGTTTATCGATCTTGATCGCTTCAAGGTGATCAACGATACGCTCGGGCATCATGTCGGCGATGAACTGCTCATTGAGGTCGCCCGCCGCCTGCGCAGCAGTGTGCGCGACAGCGACGTGGTGGCACGGCTCGGTGGTGACGAGTTTGTGATCATGCTGTCCGGTGTCGAACACTCCGGTTCGGTGGCGATGGTCGCCGAAAAACTGGTCTTCAGTGTCGGAAATCCCTACCAGATCGACGGCCACGACCTGTACACCTCACCCAGTATCGGCATTGCCATCTTTCCGACCGATGGCGGCGATGGTCAGACACTGATGAAAAATGCCGATGCCGCCATGTATCACGCCAAATCGGCCGGACGGAACAACTTCCAGTTCTTTGACGCGAGGATGAACGATGCCGCTGTCGATCGACTGAAAACCGAACATGGCCTTCGCCAGGCACTGGCCCGCGACGAATTCCGGCTGCACTTCCAGCCCATCATTGACATGGCCAGTGGCCGGGTGGCTGCGGTCGAGGCGCTGGTCCGCTGGCAGCACCCCGAGAAAGGCCTGCTTGCACCGGCTGGCTTCATCGGCATTGCCGAAGATACCGGGCTTATCCAGCCACTCGGTGAATGGGTACTGTGGGCGGCCGGCCGGCAACTGGCAGAGTTCTACGCGGCGGGAATTTCCGGGGTCAGGATGGGCATCAATATTTCCGCCATCCAGATGCGCAATGGCAACCTGCCGGTGTTGGCTCGGGGTGTCATTGAAGCCTACGATCTCAATCCGGCCGACCTGATTTTTGAAATCACCGAATCGGTGGCGATGGAGCAGCCAACCGAGACCGTCCGTATCCTGGATATCCTGCACAGCATGGGCATTGTGATCGCCATCGACGATTTCGGGACCGGCTATTCATCGCTGAGCTACCTGCGCATGTTCCCCCTCAAGCACCTCAAGCTGGACCGCACCTTTGTCGAAGAGATCGGCGATGACACTGACGGCTCGGTGATCTGTGACGCGACCATTGGTCTTGCTCACAACCTTGGTCTCAAAGTCGTGGCCGAAGGTGTTGAAACCACGGCCCAGTTGGATTACCTGCGTAGCCGCGGTTGCGACCTGATCCAGGGCTATCTGTATAGCCGCCCGGTGCCGGCGGCTGAAGTGATCGACTATATTCAGACGCGTAACGCCTGA
- a CDS encoding YbhB/YbcL family Raf kinase inhibitor-like protein, which produces MRKTVIALSLLVASPFALADSFKLTSPDIKPNSVISNEQVFNGFGCTGNNISPALSWKNPPKDTKSFALLVHDPDAPTGGSGWWHWVVINLPASASSLPSGAGKSDGSAALPGSTQITTDFGGPGWGGPCPPIGDKPHRYNFTLHALKVDKLELPAGATAALAGYMINANSIGKASLTGLFGRQK; this is translated from the coding sequence ATGCGCAAAACAGTTATCGCCCTCTCGCTTCTGGTCGCAAGCCCCTTTGCGCTTGCCGACAGCTTCAAACTGACCAGCCCTGACATCAAGCCGAATAGCGTCATCAGCAACGAGCAGGTGTTCAATGGCTTTGGTTGCACGGGAAACAATATTTCACCCGCTTTATCGTGGAAAAATCCGCCAAAAGACACCAAGAGTTTCGCCCTTCTGGTGCACGATCCCGATGCCCCCACGGGTGGTAGTGGCTGGTGGCATTGGGTGGTGATCAATTTGCCGGCATCGGCCAGCTCTTTGCCCAGCGGCGCAGGAAAATCAGACGGTTCGGCCGCCCTTCCCGGCTCTACCCAGATCACCACCGATTTCGGTGGCCCTGGCTGGGGCGGCCCATGCCCGCCGATTGGCGACAAGCCGCACCGCTACAACTTCACGCTTCACGCGCTGAAAGTCGACAAGCTAGAGCTTCCCGCCGGGGCGACGGCTGCGCTGGCTGGTTACATGATCAACGCCAACAGCATCGGCAAGGCTTCCTTGACCGGTTTATTTGGGCGACAGAAGTAA
- a CDS encoding TetR/AcrR family transcriptional regulator, with translation MEVRTVDTRERILDAGERLFMAHGYEGTSMRQITGEAGVNLAAVNYHFGSKESLMQEVFRRRLDWLNEERMRALDALEAEAVGQAVKPSAIVDAFFGTLLRMAGDEHHGGMTFLRLLGRTLTEPSEFIRAFLAHEYQAVMDRYKEALFKALPEVPKAEIVWRFHFMLGATSYAIAGTDALRLVTDWQIEDEDSTDRLDRLVPRLMSFLIGGLRAPLPQF, from the coding sequence ATGGAAGTCCGTACTGTTGATACCCGCGAAAGAATTCTCGATGCCGGTGAGCGCCTGTTCATGGCGCATGGTTACGAGGGCACGTCGATGCGTCAGATCACCGGCGAGGCCGGGGTCAATCTGGCGGCGGTCAATTACCATTTTGGCTCGAAGGAGTCGCTGATGCAGGAGGTTTTTCGGCGGCGGCTCGATTGGCTGAACGAGGAACGCATGCGGGCACTTGATGCACTGGAAGCCGAGGCGGTCGGGCAGGCGGTCAAACCGTCGGCGATTGTCGACGCCTTTTTCGGCACGCTGCTGCGTATGGCGGGCGACGAGCATCACGGCGGCATGACTTTCCTGCGCCTGCTTGGCCGGACGCTGACCGAACCCTCAGAATTCATCCGCGCCTTTCTCGCCCATGAATATCAGGCGGTGATGGATCGCTACAAGGAGGCGCTATTTAAGGCGCTGCCCGAGGTGCCCAAGGCCGAAATCGTCTGGCGCTTTCATTTCATGCTCGGCGCGACGTCCTACGCCATTGCCGGCACCGATGCCCTGCGTCTGGTCACCGACTGGCAGATCGAGGACGAGGATTCGACCGACCGTCTGGATCGTCTGGTGCCCCGCCTGATGTCCTTCCTGATCGGTGGTTTGCGCGCCCCGTTGCCGCAGTTTTGA